The proteins below are encoded in one region of Purpureocillium takamizusanense chromosome 11, complete sequence:
- the FUR1 gene encoding Uracil phosphoribosyltransferase (EggNog:ENOG503NUU8~COG:T~COG:Z): MATASKQYVGPGHLSQEQKPSATVSAEVAFDNVHVLSQTPQLIALLSMIRNKDTERADFIFYSNRIIRLLVEEGLNHLPVIEHDITTPVGRTYNGLMFQGKICGVSIMRAGEAMEQGLRDCCRSVRIGKILIQRDEDTAQPKLFYDKLPEDIAERWVLLLDPMFATGGSAIMAVEVLKARGVPEDRILFLNLIASPEGVGNFATRFPRLKVVTAFIDEGLDEKNYIVPGLGDFGDRFYTI, translated from the exons ATGGCGACCGCCTCGAAACAATATGTCGGCCCTGGCCACCTGTCGCAAGAGCAGAAGCCAAGTGCTACCGTGTCTGCAGAGGTTGCTTTTGACAATGTTCACGTCCTGTCCCAGACACCGCAGCTCATCGCCCTTCTCTC GATGATTCGGAACAAGGATACAGAACGCGCAGACTTCATCTTTTACTCGAATCGCATTATCCGGCTCCTCGTGGAGGAAGGCTTGAATCATCTTCCTGTCATCGAGCATGACATCACCACTCCAGTTGGGCGTACATACAATGGCCTGATGTTTCAAGGAAAAATTTGCGGCGTGTCTATCATGAGAGCTGGTGAGGCTATGGAGCAAGGCCTTCGAGATTGCTGTCGGTCCGTCCGCATCGGCAAGATTCTCATTCAAAGGGATGAGGACACTGCGCAGCCCAAACTCTTTTACGATAAACTTCCCGAAGATATCGCGGAACGCTGGGTCCTCCTACTTGACCCGATGTTTGCGACAG GCGGCTCGGCCATCATGGCTGTGGAGGTGTTAAAGGCACGAGGTGTGCCAGAGGACCGTATTCTGTTTCTTAACCTGATCGCCAGCCCGGAAGGTGTAGGCAATTTCGCCACGCGATTCCCCCGTTTGAAAGTTGTCACTGCCTTTATCGACGAG GGGCTTGATGAAAAGAA CTACATCGTTCCCGGCCTGGGCGACTTTGGCGACAGGTTCTACACCATCTAA
- the FUR1 gene encoding Uracil phosphoribosyltransferase (EggNog:ENOG503NUU8~COG:T~COG:Z) yields the protein MATASKQYVGPGHLSQEQKPSATVSAEVAFDNVHVLSQTPQLIALLSMIRNKDTERADFIFYSNRIIRLLVEEGLNHLPVIEHDITTPVGRTYNGLMFQGKICGVSIMRAGEAMEQGLRDCCRSVRIGKILIQRDEDTAQPKLFYDKLPEDIAERWVLLLDPMFATGESIGRARLS from the exons ATGGCGACCGCCTCGAAACAATATGTCGGCCCTGGCCACCTGTCGCAAGAGCAGAAGCCAAGTGCTACCGTGTCTGCAGAGGTTGCTTTTGACAATGTTCACGTCCTGTCCCAGACACCGCAGCTCATCGCCCTTCTCTC GATGATTCGGAACAAGGATACAGAACGCGCAGACTTCATCTTTTACTCGAATCGCATTATCCGGCTCCTCGTGGAGGAAGGCTTGAATCATCTTCCTGTCATCGAGCATGACATCACCACTCCAGTTGGGCGTACATACAATGGCCTGATGTTTCAAGGAAAAATTTGCGGCGTGTCTATCATGAGAGCTGGTGAGGCTATGGAGCAAGGCCTTCGAGATTGCTGTCGGTCCGTCCGCATCGGCAAGATTCTCATTCAAAGGGATGAGGACACTGCGCAGCCCAAACTCTTTTACGATAAACTTCCCGAAGATATCGCGGAACGCTGGGTCCTCCTACTTGACCCGATGTTTGCGACAGGTGAGTCTATTGGGCGCGCCAGATTGTCCTGA
- a CDS encoding uncharacterized protein (COG:K~BUSCO:EOG09265KPR~EggNog:ENOG503P5Q7) — protein MGKRKKSSRKPMGPKKSDPLPTTFTCLFCNHEKSVTVKLDRKAGIGQLDCRVCGQTFQCAVNYLSAAVDVYGEWVDAADAVAKENTVGSGYGGTARPSAKDSRVAAPPTAHDEDEDDQRRYGGDGIVADDEY, from the exons ATGGGGAAGCGCAAGAAGTCGTCAAGGAAGCCCATGGGGCCCAAAAAG TCCGATCCTTTGCCAACTACTTTCACATGCCTGTTCTGCAATCACGAGAAGTCGGTTACCGTCAAGCTCGATAGGAAGGCCGGTATTGGGCAGCTTGATTGCCGTGTTTGTGGACAAACGTTTCAATGTGCCGTCAATT ACTTATCGGCCGCTGTTGACGTTTATGGGGAGTGGGTTGATGCTGCAG atgccgtcgccaaggaAAATACGGTGGGATCAGGCTATGGAGGGACGGCCAGACCATCAGCAAAAGACAGCCGAGTAGCAGCACCCCCCACGGCtcacgacgaggacgaggacgaccaaAGGCGCTACGGAGGTGATGGCATAGTGGCGGATGACGAGTATTAA
- a CDS encoding uncharacterized protein (COG:H~EggNog:ENOG503NXYB) → MEDTASSSTITSALRDIRRGQSQLTAAIESLSDRLESSNFATTARTGQVVPDAKLQGSASPAQQPDVVNVERQSNLTDTSPNTATEDLQVPRAAPPRSGFTSRIILTTYPKQIGIDPLPMDWGNPDPTKRGPVVVARSPSTIGRRNGWFRKILCQGV, encoded by the exons ATGGAAGACACCGCTTCGAGCTCTACTATCACCAGCGCCCTGCGCGACATCCGCCGAGGGCAGTCGCAATTGACTGCCGCCATCGAATCTCTCTCCGACAGACTCGAGTCCAGCAATTTTGCCACCACCGCTCGTACTGGGCAAGTTGTTCCAGATGCCAAGCTCCAGGGCTCTGCTTCCCCCGCCCAACAACCGGATGTCGTGAATGTCGAACGACAGTCGAATTTGACTGACACCTCTCCGAATACTGCCACTGAAGACTTACAGGTCCCCAGGGCAGCTCCTCCGCGGTCGGGCTTTACATCTCGCATCATTCTCAC CACTTATCCCAAGCAGATTGGCATTGATCCGCTCCCGATGGACTGGGGCAACCCTGACCCTACAAAGCGTGGCCCGGTTGTGGTGGCTAGATCACCTTCTACCATAGGACGCCGAAACGGTTGGTTCAGGAAGATACTTTGTCAAGGCGTATGA